One Neisseria sp. Marseille-Q5346 genomic region harbors:
- the fghA gene encoding S-formylglutathione hydrolase: protein MKLIEQHQIFGGLQQVWAHDAQTLQCEMKFAVYLPNNPENRPLGVIYWLSGLTCTEQNFITKSGFQRYAAEHQVIVVAPDTSPRGEQVPNDDAYDLGQGAGFYLNATEQPWATNYQMYDYILNELPSLIEENFPTNGKRSIMGHSMGGHGALVLALRNRERYQSVSAFSPILSPSLVPWGEKAFSAYLGKDREKWQQYDANSLIQQGYKVQGMRIDQGLEDEFLPTQLRTEDFIETCRAANQPVDVRFHKGYDHSYYFISSFIGEHIAYHAAFLK from the coding sequence ATGAAACTGATTGAACAACATCAAATTTTTGGCGGTTTGCAGCAAGTTTGGGCACATGATGCCCAAACGCTTCAATGCGAAATGAAATTTGCCGTCTATTTGCCAAATAATCCGGAAAATCGACCGCTTGGTGTGATTTATTGGCTTTCTGGCTTAACTTGTACGGAACAAAATTTCATTACCAAATCGGGCTTTCAGCGTTATGCAGCAGAACATCAAGTGATTGTGGTTGCGCCTGATACCAGCCCTCGCGGAGAGCAAGTGCCGAACGATGATGCTTACGATTTGGGGCAGGGGGCGGGCTTTTATTTGAATGCGACCGAGCAGCCTTGGGCGACGAATTATCAAATGTATGATTATATTTTGAATGAGTTGCCTAGTCTGATTGAGGAAAATTTCCCTACCAACGGCAAACGTTCCATTATGGGGCATTCAATGGGCGGACACGGCGCATTGGTATTGGCATTGCGAAACCGAGAGCGTTATCAAAGTGTTTCTGCCTTTTCGCCTATTTTGTCGCCAAGCCTCGTGCCTTGGGGGGAAAAAGCCTTTTCTGCCTATTTAGGAAAAGATCGCGAAAAATGGCAGCAATATGATGCTAACTCGCTCATTCAACAAGGCTATAAAGTGCAAGGTATGCGCATTGATCAGGGATTGGAAGATGAGTTTTTGCCGACACAATTGCGTACCGAAGATTTTATCGAAACCTGTCGTGCGGCAAATCAACCGGTCGATGTGCGCTTCCACAAAGGCTATGACCATAGCTATTACTTCATCTCCAGTTTTATTGGTGAGCATATTGCCTATCATGCGGCATTTTTGAAGTAG